The genomic window CCTTCTGTCCGGAGATGGCGGTCAGCTCGACCACGGCTTCCTCGATGAGCTTGTTGTTGTTGCTCGCCTCGCCCAAGCCCATGTTGAGCGAAATGAAGGAAAGCCGGGGGATTTGCATGCTGGAGGTGTACCCGAACGCCTTCTTCAGTTCCGGGGCTACCTTCTCGGCATAGATTTGTTCCAGGCGGGTCATACCGTTTCCTTTTCTCCTCACGCGATTTCGTGGTTGCACTTCTTGCAGAAGCGCACCTTCTTGCCGTCACCGGTTTCCTTGTAGCCGACCTTGGTCGGCTTGGCGCAGGCGTCGCACAAAAGCGAGACGTTGGAAATGTCCAACGGCGCTTCCTTCTCGACGATGCCGCCGGGAATCTTGGCGTAGGGATTGGCCTTGGTGTGGCGCTTGACCAGGTTCACCTTTTCCACCAGCACGGCGTTTTTCTTGGGCAGGATCTTGAGCACCTTGCCCACCTTGCCCTTGTCCTTGCCGGCGGTGACCATCACCTTGTCGTTTTTGCGAATCCGATACGTTTTCATGGCTTCCTCGATGTCGCGGCCGGTTGCCCTAGAGGACCTCGGGGGCCAGGGACACGATTTTCATGAAGTTTTTCTGGCGCAGCTCGCGGGCGACCGGTCCGAAGATGCGGGTGCCCACCGGTTCGAGCTGGGCCGACAGCAATACGGCCGAATTGGAGTCGAACTTGATGTAGGAGCCGTCGGGACGGCCGACTTCCTTTTTGGTGCGCACCACCACGGCCTTCATCAC from Solidesulfovibrio sp. includes these protein-coding regions:
- the rplX gene encoding 50S ribosomal protein L24 — its product is MKTYRIRKNDKVMVTAGKDKGKVGKVLKILPKKNAVLVEKVNLVKRHTKANPYAKIPGGIVEKEAPLDISNVSLLCDACAKPTKVGYKETGDGKKVRFCKKCNHEIA
- the rplN gene encoding 50S ribosomal protein L14 — encoded protein: MIQVETQLDVADNSGAKKVSCIKVLGGSRRRYASVGDIIVVSVKDALPNSKVKKGAVMKAVVVRTKKEVGRPDGSYIKFDSNSAVLLSAQLEPVGTRIFGPVARELRQKNFMKIVSLAPEVL